A window of the Lactuca sativa cultivar Salinas chromosome 5, Lsat_Salinas_v11, whole genome shotgun sequence genome harbors these coding sequences:
- the LOC111881490 gene encoding protein EMSY-LIKE 3, with the protein MKMILGTGKPKHVSPLAVWWWWSDNGTKGKNKKYCGDGGQIMGGGSSLKMQYPPSGPSGWGQLGNRVTSGPVANKSAETSAFSPLIGRKVRTRWPDDNNFYEAVITDHNPVEGRHALVYDISTANETWEWVNLISREDIQWWIRYSVHGMSRPVGRDNGPGGGGGAGRGRGLPKSQAAAASIKDFPRSQNGIGKKGRDNIQSLHTDTLIKEVERVFGSSHPDPVEIQKTKKVLKEHEQELTDGIARLAYISDGESGDLVKMAMVNTNGPNHLPSFGQLIGNLTQDIPLLSVNITFN; encoded by the exons ATGAAGATGATTTTGGGAACAGGAAAGCCAAAACATGTAAGCCCATTGGCagtgtggtggtggtggtcagATAATGGGACAAAAGGGAAAAACAAGAAATAT TGTGGTGATGGTGGTCAGATAATGGGGGGAGGATCttccctgaaaatgcagtaccCTCCATCAGGGCCAAGTGGGTGGGGCCAGCTTGGTAATCGTGTGACTTCTGGGCCAGTTGCAAATAAGTCTGCTGAAACATCAGCATTCTCCCCATTGATTGGAAGAAAAGTGAGAACCAGATGGCCTGATGACAACAATTTTTATGAAGCAGTTATAACAGATCACAACCCTGTTGAG GGTCGGCATGCACTAGTTTATGATATTAGTACAGCAAATGAGACATGGGAATGGGTTAATCTT atATCACGAGAGGATATACAATGGTGGATCAGGTATTCAGTTCATGGAATGAGTAGACCCGTTGGACGTGATAATGGTCCTGGTGGAGGTGGAGGTGCAGGGAGAGGTAGAGGGTTGCCCAAAAGTCAAGCAGCAGCAGCATCAATAAAAGATTTTCCACGATCACAGAATGGCATTGGAAAGAAGGGTCGAGACAATATTCAGTCACTTCACACTGATACTCTTATAAAAGAG GTTGAGAGGGTATTTGGGTCTAGTCATCCAGATCCTGTTGAAATACAAAAAACTAAGAAAGTGCTCAAG GAACATGAACAAGAACTGACTGATGGCATTGCAAGGCTTGCATATATCTCAGATGGTGAAAGTG GTGATTTGGTAAAGATGGCAATGGTTAACACTAATGGTCCAAACCATTTACCTTCTTTTGGGCAATTGATTGGCAATCTTACTCAAGATATACCACTTCTTTCTGTAAACATAACCTTCAACTAA